The segment TCGACGCTAATAAGTTAGATTTAGTCTTAGATATTTTAGTAGGCTCAGGCTTAGTATTTTTGTGGCCAGAAGTTCCGGCAAAGCGCTATCAACTGGTTCACGATTATCTAGTTCCTTTTATTCGGCAGCAAGAGCAACTTACCATTAGAGCAGAATTAGAGGAGCTAAGAAAAAGGGACAAACTAAGTAAGGCTGCTATTGAGCAACTCAACCAAGAAAAGCAACTATTAGCTCAACTGGCGGACGCAGAAGAAAAACAAAAGAAAAGCGAAGCTCGTTTAAATCGCGTCCTCAAATCTGCACTTGCTGGCTCGGTCGTAGCGCTAGGCGTACTGGGAATGCTAGCAATCTCAGCCGTGAGATCGGCGCAGCGGGCTGAAATAGCAGAAACTAATTTAAAATCTGAAGCTTTTCTGCTTTCAAAAGTAGAGCTTGGAGCATTAGTATCCAGCGTCCGGGCGGGTAAAAAATTACATGAAGTTGGAGGAGATCCCGATATTAAAATACAGACGGTGGGCATCCTCCAAAAAGCAGTTTATGGAGTGCAAGAAAGCAACCGCTTAGAAGGTCATAGCGATTGGGTTAGTAGCGTCACTTTTTCACCCGATGGCAGCACCATAGCCTCAGCTAGTCGGGATACAACGGTAAATCTCTGGCGGCGCGACGGCTCGTTAATTGCAACTTTAAAAGGCCATACTGCTGGGGTATATAAAGTAGCTTTTAGCCCCGACGGCCAGATAATCGCAACAGCCAGTGCAGACAAGACGGTAAAATTCTGGAAGCCAGATGGGACGTTGCTCCAGACCCTATCTGGCCATAGCGATCGCGTTAGCAGCCTCAGCTTTAGCGCCGATGGTCAGACTATAGCTACTGCTAGCGACGACAACACAGTAAAACTGTGGAAGCCAGATGGGGCTTTGATCCGGACTCTGCCAAAGCAAAGCGATATTATTTTGGATGTGAGTTTCAGCCCGGACGGTCAGACTATCGCGACAGCCAGGGGGGATAGCACAGTGAAGCTGTGGAAGCGCGACGGCACGTTGATTGCAACTTTATCAGGACATGAAGATGCGGTAACAAGCGTCAGCTTCAGTCCGGATGGTCAAACAATTGCCTCAGCTAGTGCAGACAACACCATCAAACTCTGGATGCGAAATGGTGTACTGCGAAGAACCCTAAAAGGGCATAGCGATATAGTATTCGGCGTTACTTTCAGCCCCGACGGTCAGACTTTAGCTTCAGCCAGCGAGGATAGCACCGTTAAATTATGGAGGAGGGATGGCGTTTTGATGAGAACCCTCCCAGGACACAACGGGAAAGTTTTAGGCGTCAGTTTTAGCGCCCAAGGCGATAAGCTTGCTTCGGCTAGTGCTGATGGTACTGTCAAAATCTGGAGCCTCAACAGTATGTCGCCTAACGCCCTCAAGGGGCATAGCAAAGAAGTATGGGGGGTGACTTTTAGCCCAGATGGGCAGACTCTCGCCTCAGCAAGTGACGACAAAACAGTGAAACTCTGGAAGCGAGATGGTAAGCTCTTAAGCACCTTGCAGGGGCATAGTGATGGCGTTAATTGGGTAAGTTTTAGCCCCGATGGTCAGACCATCGCCAGCGCTAGTTCTGACAAAACGGCTAAACTCTGGAACCGCGACGGTAGGGAACTCAAAACGCTCAAGGGGCACAGCGACGCCGTAAATAGCATAAGTTTCAGCCCGGATGGTCAGACCATCGCCAGCGCCAGCGATGACAAAACGGTGAAACTGTGGAAGCCCGACGGTTCCCTGGTAAGAACGTTGCAGGGGCATGATGGTTCGGTCAATTGGGTGAGTTTCAGCCCAGATGGTAGTACCATTGCTACTGCCAGCGATGACGCGACAGTGGGACTTTGGCAGCTAGACGGTACGGCGATCGCTACCTTGCAAAGGCATACTGGCCCGGTGAAGTGGGTAAGTTTTAGCCCTGACAGTGAGATAATTGCTACTGCTAGCGATGACGCGACGGTGAGATTGTGGAAGCGCGACGGTACGTGGTTGCGAAACTTGAAAGGCCATGCGGATACGGTTTATGCCGTAAACTTCAGCCCTGATGGTAAGACTCTAGTTTCTGCGAGTGCTGATAAAACCCTGAAACTTTGGAGCCTGGATGGTACTTTCCTCACGACTTTAGAGGGGCATACTGATGAGGTATATAGCGTGAGTTTTAGCCCAGATGGCAAAATGCTAGCTTCTGCCAGTCAGGATAAAACTATAATTCTGTGGAATTTGGATTTAGATGACCTGTTGGTGCGGGGATGCGATTGGCTGCGCGATTATCTAAAGAACAAACCCCAAGAAGATAGCGATCGCACTCTCTGCTACGGTATCGCAACTAGAAGGTAGGTGCTGCCTCGCACTGGTGGGGGTGTTGAGGGCGAACGTCTTTTAAATCAGTTAATTTAAATTATTTTATCGGAAAACTTTCCGGAAGAACTTGCTGCCGAAGTGAATAGTTAATAATGAGGACTAAATTTTAGTTGTAAGTATTCCTGAAAAAGCAAGCATAACTCCCCATACCTTGAGTTTGAATTTAGGGCGCGATCGCTATTTCATCCGCGTGCCTAAATACAGCCTTTTAATAGAAAATTTACCCTTAGAGGTTTAAGTTGTGAAAATAGTTGAATTTGAGTTGGAAAGCGGCGAATCAATTTTTGTAGAAGTCAAGGATACAGAACAAACTGATGGTCGTATTGGTTTAGGAGATGACTTAATTGAAAAAGCTCACGGAACTTTTGAGTCTGCCTTAGAAAAAGTCAAGCCTGTAGCTAATACTATTATCAATAAGCTGCGTAATCTCAACCAACCAGCCGACGAAGTAGAAGTTAAGTTTGGGTTGAAGATGACAGCACAAGCTGGGGCGATCGTCGCAGGCTTCAGCGGAGATGCTAACTACGAAATTACCCTAAAGTGGAAGCGAGATTCAAAAAATGGTGGCACAGCTTGAATCATCGGTTGTACGGATTTACTCGAATAAAAAACCAGATACTGTAGTTGGTGCAGGATTTTTAGTAGCTGATAAATACATTCTCACCTGCGCTCATGTAGTAGGATATGCACTTGGTATTGACGCAAAAACTTTAGAAAAGCCAACGGTGGAAATCTGCTTAGATTTTCCCAGACTAGAACGCGGAAACAAATTAACTGCGCGGGTGGATTTTTGGCAGCCTGTTAATTCATCAGAGTTGCAAGAAGACATAGCTGGACTGGAATTACTAAGTCCTCTCCCGGATGATGTAAAACCAGTAAGATTGCTTACACAAGAAGATTTATCGGGGCATAATTTTGAAGCGTTTGGTTTTCCTGATAAGCAACCTAACGGGGTTTGGGCTTATGGCATAATCCGCCCAAAAACAGCTAAAGGTTGGTTGCAAATTGAGGGAAAAACGCAAACTGGTTATAGGTTGGAACCAGGTTTTAGCGGTACGCCAGTCTGGGATTCGGATTTAGCTGGTGTAGCTGGAATGGCTGTAGCAGAAGATCCAAATCGAAAGGAGGCGAAGGTTGCTTTTATTATTCCCAGCGAGATGCTCATCAATGCATGGGATGTATTAAAAAAACAACCGCTCGCGTCTTGTCCTTATCGCGGTTTATCTGCTTTCAAACCGGAAGATGAGCCTTTCTTCTTCGGACGAGAAGATATGACAAATAATCTGGTAGAAGCAGTACAAAAAAAGCCTTTGGTTGCTGTAATTGGAGCTTCTGGTAGCGGCAAATCTTCCGTTGTATTCGCAGGTTTAATTCCGCGCCTATATCAGGAAAATACTTGGTTAGTTGTACATTTTCGTCCAAGCGATCGCACTCTCCCTCTCAATTCTCTGACAGCGGCGCTCATCCCGTTGCTGGAACCGAAAATGAGCAACAGCGATCTCTTGACTAAAGGCAATAATATAGCAACAGAATTACGAAAAAATTTAAAATTATCGGATGTAGTTGCTAGTATCTTAGAGACAAACAAGAATGCAACCCGTTTGCTTTTGGTTGTCGATCAATTTGAGGAGCTTTATACGCTTTGTCCTGATAAGCAAGAGCAAAAACAATTTTTGGATGTATTGCTGAACGCGATCGCTACAGATTACCACCAACGCACATCAAACTTTACCATTGTCTTAACTTTACGAGCTGACTTTTTCGAGAACGTGCTTTCATATAGTCTATTTGCGGACAAGTTGCAGCAGTTTTCTCCAGAAATTCTCCGCTCGATGAACCGTAAAGAATTGCAAGATGCAATTACACAACCCGCAGAAAAACAAGGCGTGAAAATTCAAGACGGTTTAACTCAGCGAATTTTAGAAGACGTTGGTGAAGAACCGGGAAATTTACCATTACTAGAGTTTGCTTTAACTCAACTATGGGAAAAACAAACTAATAATAAGCTAACTCATGATGCTTACGATGAAATTGGTGGTGTAGAGAAAGCTTTAAGCAAACACGCTGATGAAGTTTACAGTAAGCTAACAGAACAAGAACAGCAACAAACTCAGAAAATATTTATCCAATTAGTGCGTCCCGGCGTGGGAACAGCAGACACTCGCCGTCAAGCAACTCGCGCTGAAATTGGAGAGGGAAATTGGAATTTAGTCAAGTATTTGGCTGATGAAAGATTGGTTGTCAGCGATGGTCAAAAAACCATTGGAGAACTAAAAGAAGAAACCGTTGAAATCGTCCATGAAGCTTTAATTCGGGAATGGAAACTCTTGCAGCGCTGGATGGAACGCGATCGCGCTTTTCGCCTATGGCAAGAGCGAGTGCGAGTTTTAATGCATCAATGGCAGATTAAAAACAAAGATGAAGGTGCATTGTTGCGGGGAGCTTTGCTTGCTGAGGCAGAAGATTGGCAACAGAAACATTTAGATAAACTAAGCCATTTGGAGCGAGTTTTCATCCAGCTAAGTTTGGCGCTGCGGGATAGGGAAAAAAAAGATCGGGAAAGCAGACGACGAATGACTATCTTAGGGCTTGCCAGCTTTTCAGCAGTTACCCTAATTCTGGCTAGTGCAGCTGGGCTGGGATGGTGGCGTGCTATCAGCGGAGAAAAAAATGCCCCGATAATCGCTCGTAGGGAATCTTCCGAAGCCTTGTTTGCCTCAAATAAACAATTTGATGCACTGTTAGAAAGTATAGAAACTGGGAAACGCCTAAAACAAGGAATTGGTATAAATGCGGATACTGATATCCGGGTGATTGGTACTTTGCAACAAGCCGTTTACGGCGTAAGGGAGCGGAACAGTTTTGGTGGGCATACTAAGCAAGTAAACCGCGTACTTTTTAGCCAGGATGGCAAAACTATAGCTTCTGCCAGTGCAGATAGGGTTATCAAATTTTGGGATCTAAGCGGTCGAGAATTTAAACATATTGATACTCAAGGTGTTCAAGTTTTAGACTTCAGTTTGCAAAGCCAAACATTTGCTGTTACCAGCGACAATGGTACCATAATACTTAGAAGCTTTGACGGCAAAAATATCGGTTTTATTACTGACAATAAGCAGTCAGTGACTGCTTTAAGATTTAGCCGAAATGGTAGAACTATTGCTACTGCTAGCCACAATTTGAAAAACGATGGGAGCTTAATTAGCATCAATCTCTGGCAGCTAGACGGCACGCCTATTCAAACTTTACCAGTTAGTTCTAATAACTTGAAATGGATTAATAATCTTAGTTTTAGTCCTGATGGTAAAATGCTTGCTTCTGTTTACACCGACGGCACGGCTCAGCTTTGGACTTTAAAAGACGAAAGAGCTAAACCTATGCAAAGTTTCGGTGGCTCTATTAGCAAAGTTATTTTTAGTGACGACGGCAAGATGTTTGCCTCGGTTGAATTTGGGAAAGGCGTATTAATTTGGCAGAGACAGGGTGATAAGTTTGAACTTTTAGAACAGTTTGACAGTGATGGATACAAATTTGACACTTTTAGCCATTTTGACGTTGTAACAGCTAGTTTTAGCCCTGATAACCAAACTTTAGCTTCTGCTGGCCAAGATGGCACTATCAAAATTTGGAATATTAACTCTAGAGAACCACAAACAACCCTGGTTGGACACAGTTCAGAAATTTCGGACTTGAGCTTCAGTCCAAATAGTAAAATGCTAGTTTCAGCAAGTTATGACACAACAATCAAATTTTGGAGTCTTGAAGGTATCAAACCAAAAAAGTTAGATTTGGATAGTCGTAGCTCTTTGCATGATATAAGTTTAAGCCCAGATGGCACGAAGATTGCCACTGTTACTGGCGATAAAGTAATCAGACTCTGGAACATAAATGGCTCTCTCCATCAAGTCCTCCCAGGACAAGTAGATCCTCTAACTAAGATAAATTTCAGCCCAAACAGCAAAATGCTGGTCTCTAGCTCTG is part of the Microcoleus sp. FACHB-831 genome and harbors:
- a CDS encoding CU044_2847 family protein, with the protein product MKIVEFELESGESIFVEVKDTEQTDGRIGLGDDLIEKAHGTFESALEKVKPVANTIINKLRNLNQPADEVEVKFGLKMTAQAGAIVAGFSGDANYEITLKWKRDSKNGGTA
- a CDS encoding trypsin-like peptidase domain-containing protein, whose product is MVAQLESSVVRIYSNKKPDTVVGAGFLVADKYILTCAHVVGYALGIDAKTLEKPTVEICLDFPRLERGNKLTARVDFWQPVNSSELQEDIAGLELLSPLPDDVKPVRLLTQEDLSGHNFEAFGFPDKQPNGVWAYGIIRPKTAKGWLQIEGKTQTGYRLEPGFSGTPVWDSDLAGVAGMAVAEDPNRKEAKVAFIIPSEMLINAWDVLKKQPLASCPYRGLSAFKPEDEPFFFGREDMTNNLVEAVQKKPLVAVIGASGSGKSSVVFAGLIPRLYQENTWLVVHFRPSDRTLPLNSLTAALIPLLEPKMSNSDLLTKGNNIATELRKNLKLSDVVASILETNKNATRLLLVVDQFEELYTLCPDKQEQKQFLDVLLNAIATDYHQRTSNFTIVLTLRADFFENVLSYSLFADKLQQFSPEILRSMNRKELQDAITQPAEKQGVKIQDGLTQRILEDVGEEPGNLPLLEFALTQLWEKQTNNKLTHDAYDEIGGVEKALSKHADEVYSKLTEQEQQQTQKIFIQLVRPGVGTADTRRQATRAEIGEGNWNLVKYLADERLVVSDGQKTIGELKEETVEIVHEALIREWKLLQRWMERDRAFRLWQERVRVLMHQWQIKNKDEGALLRGALLAEAEDWQQKHLDKLSHLERVFIQLSLALRDREKKDRESRRRMTILGLASFSAVTLILASAAGLGWWRAISGEKNAPIIARRESSEALFASNKQFDALLESIETGKRLKQGIGINADTDIRVIGTLQQAVYGVRERNSFGGHTKQVNRVLFSQDGKTIASASADRVIKFWDLSGREFKHIDTQGVQVLDFSLQSQTFAVTSDNGTIILRSFDGKNIGFITDNKQSVTALRFSRNGRTIATASHNLKNDGSLISINLWQLDGTPIQTLPVSSNNLKWINNLSFSPDGKMLASVYTDGTAQLWTLKDERAKPMQSFGGSISKVIFSDDGKMFASVEFGKGVLIWQRQGDKFELLEQFDSDGYKFDTFSHFDVVTASFSPDNQTLASAGQDGTIKIWNINSREPQTTLVGHSSEISDLSFSPNSKMLVSASYDTTIKFWSLEGIKPKKLDLDSRSSLHDISLSPDGTKIATVTGDKVIRLWNINGSLHQVLPGQVDPLTKINFSPNSKMLVSSSAKMIQIWNLDGTKPKTIIKQETQRNGANQFGKVSFSPNGKTIAVSRKDGVIKLLSLDGTEINTLKDGGTIFSFSPDGKIIASASGDRTVKLWSFDGRELQPLKGLTSAANSLSFSPDSKSVAVGSEDGTIIIWSLNRRESKTIKGHNSAVSSLSFRPDGKIFASAGDGYIKLWNMDGRELKSLPARSYNMSFSPDGKMLVSADGRNVTLWSLDLDDLLSQACDWVRDYLKNNPNVSEANRHLCDGIRK